The Candidatus Methylomirabilota bacterium genome includes a region encoding these proteins:
- a CDS encoding NAD(P)/FAD-dependent oxidoreductase, with product MGRSPFRVAIVGAGPAGSALAILLARQGAQVTLFDHGRRPPLLVGESLVPAIVPILQRLGFEQETAAVGLVKPGVTFVWSPQDRASFRFARFAPAVPPYAYNIPRPQFDEALLARAVASGAHRVVIHARLDRANGPTRELALSPDTLAAAPSLEGRQPDLIVDATGRARQAARALDIPARVGPRDDIAHFAHYQRFSWDDEPGQVVISRIKAGWSWRIPLKDRLSVGIVVDRREAENLGRTAEERLERAIAIDAWLPETLAEATRVSPTATYSNYQLISERGSGPGWVMIGDAFGFVDPMLSPGVFLGLRSAELVADALAPFARGRREPTPEALASALDSYAATQTAMLDAWMELVAFLYDGRLMAMLRAGHGWIGARPSRLRTAAQNHIERQVALQASGVATTSRYGRGLLRLLGRYGLRGVEPAELALH from the coding sequence ATGGGCCGCTCGCCGTTTCGGGTGGCCATCGTCGGCGCCGGCCCCGCCGGATCGGCGCTGGCCATCCTGCTGGCCCGCCAGGGCGCGCAGGTCACCCTCTTCGACCACGGCCGGCGCCCGCCGTTGCTCGTGGGCGAGTCTCTCGTCCCCGCCATCGTTCCGATCCTGCAACGGCTGGGCTTCGAGCAGGAGACGGCGGCGGTAGGCCTCGTCAAGCCCGGAGTCACCTTCGTCTGGTCGCCGCAGGACCGCGCCAGCTTCCGCTTCGCGCGCTTCGCGCCGGCCGTGCCCCCGTACGCGTACAACATCCCCCGGCCGCAGTTCGACGAGGCGCTGCTGGCTCGGGCCGTCGCCAGCGGCGCTCACCGGGTCGTCATCCACGCCAGGCTCGACCGGGCGAACGGCCCCACCCGGGAGCTCGCGCTGAGCCCGGACACCCTGGCCGCGGCGCCGTCGCTGGAGGGCCGGCAGCCGGACCTCATCGTCGATGCCACGGGTCGCGCCCGTCAGGCCGCCCGCGCGCTCGACATTCCGGCCCGGGTGGGCCCGCGCGACGATATCGCGCACTTCGCTCACTACCAGCGCTTCAGCTGGGACGACGAGCCGGGCCAGGTCGTGATCTCCCGCATCAAGGCGGGCTGGAGCTGGCGCATTCCGCTCAAGGATCGTCTCTCGGTCGGCATCGTGGTCGACCGGCGGGAGGCCGAGAACCTCGGGCGCACGGCGGAAGAGCGACTGGAGCGGGCGATCGCGATCGACGCCTGGCTGCCCGAGACCCTCGCCGAGGCCACGCGCGTGAGCCCGACGGCCACCTATTCCAACTACCAGCTCATCTCCGAGCGAGGGTCCGGGCCGGGCTGGGTCATGATCGGCGACGCCTTCGGCTTCGTGGACCCCATGCTCTCGCCGGGTGTCTTCCTCGGCCTGCGCTCTGCGGAGCTGGTGGCCGATGCGCTCGCCCCCTTCGCCCGGGGACGCCGCGAGCCCACGCCGGAGGCCCTGGCGTCGGCGCTCGATTCCTACGCGGCCACCCAGACCGCGATGCTGGACGCCTGGATGGAGCTGGTGGCCTTTCTCTACGACGGCCGCCTGATGGCGATGCTCCGCGCCGGCCACGGCTGGATCGGGGCGCGCCCGAGCCGGCTGCGGACCGCGGCACAGAACCACATCGAACGGCAGGTCGCCCTGCAGGCCTCCGGCGTGGCCACCACGTCGCGCTACGGCCGCGGCCTGCTGCGCCTGCTCGGGCGTTACGGGCTACGCGGCGTCGAGCCCGCCGAGCTGGCCCTTCACTGA